From the genome of Chroicocephalus ridibundus chromosome 1, bChrRid1.1, whole genome shotgun sequence, one region includes:
- the MRPL30 gene encoding LOW QUALITY PROTEIN: large ribosomal subunit protein uL30m (The sequence of the model RefSeq protein was modified relative to this genomic sequence to represent the inferred CDS: substituted 1 base at 1 genomic stop codon), giving the protein MGQREXKLKLRRRRRRRREGGCASLFSFRRHGTEVPWLWCPAGRLRTAMAAVGGPAAAWKMLGKRMEGMASAAWVRCLFTRSRIPDSVFQPRPGDHEKYGGDPEQPHKIHVVTRIKSVVGRPYWEKKIIHDLGLVKAHQPRLHKNIPSVNSKLKVVKHLIRIQPLKLPYGLPTEEEMSDTFLTSKGELVIKRHLKPVEQKEIKS; this is encoded by the exons ATGGGGCAACGGGAATAGAAACTGAagctcaggaggaggaggaggaggaggagggaagggggctgtGCCTCACTCTTTTCCTTCCGCCGGCACGGAACCGAAGTGCCGTGGCTCTGGTGCCCGGCCGGAAGACTACGCACCGCGATGGCGGCCGTGGGGGGCCCAGCCGCCGCTTGGAAG ATGctggggaagaggatggagggaaTGGCATCCGCAGCGTGGGTTCGTTGTCTCTTTACCAGGTCGAGAATTCCAGACTCG GTATTTCAGCCGCGACCTGGAGATCATGAAAAATATGGAGGTGACCCTGAGCAGCCCCACAAAATCCACGTTGTTACTAGAATAAAAAGTGTAGTTGGTCGCCCATATTGGGAAAAGAAGATAATACATGATCTTGGACTCGTAAAA GCACACCAGCCAAGACTGCACAAAAATATCCCTTCTGTGAATTCCAAACTGAAAGTTGTTAAACATCTGATAAG AATACAGCCACTGAAACTACCTTATGGGTTGccaacagaagaggaaatgtcGGACACCTTTCTTACGAGCAAGGGAGAGCTTGTCATTAAACGGCATCTGAAACCGGtggagcagaaagaaattaaatcataA
- the MITD1 gene encoding MIT domain-containing protein 1: MSRAGGDGTAALERAGADTVKRAVELDLASRFQESLVCYQEGIDLLLQVVKATKDEAKKQRFRQKISEYMTRAEDIKKHIEKEKQDGKYHKQIRIEENATGFGYEKLFQEYLTEIVSEVWVEDPYIRHVHQLYNFLRFCEMLVKGPCKVKTIHLLTSYDEGSGRNQQINGLEEIQQSLRNYGVTLTIAFSSSIHDREIRFNNGWMIKIGRGLDYFKKPQGRFSIGYCDFDLRPCHETTVDVFHTKHTKKM, translated from the exons ATGTCGCGGGCGGGGGGCGATGGCACCGCCGCGCTGGAGCGAGCCGGGGCGGACACGGTGAAGCGGGCGGTAGAGCTGGACCTGGCGTCTCGGTTCCAGGAGTCGCTGGTGTGTTACCAGGAGGGCATCgacctcctgctgcaggtggtgAAAG CCACGAAAGATGAGGCAAAAAAGCAGCGTTTCCGACAGAAGATATCCGAGTACATGACCAGAGctgaagatattaaaaagcacattgaaaaagagaaacaag atggCAAATACCATAAGCAAATCAGGATAGAGGAAAATGCTACAGGTTTTGGCTACGAAAAGCTTTTCCAAGAGTACCTTACTGAGATTGTTTCTGAAGTTTGGGTGGAGGACCCATACATTAGGCATGTTCATCAG TTGTATAACTTCCTACGATTCTGCGAGATGCTAGTTAAGGGGCCGTGCAAAGTGAAAACAATCCACCTCCTCACTTCCTATGATGAA GGTAGTGGGAGGAATCAGCAGATAAATGGCTTGGAAGAAATACAACAATCATTGAGGAATTATGGAGTAACACTGACTATTGCATTCTCATCTTCAATACATGATCGAGAAATTAG attcaaCAATGGATGGATGATTAAGATTGGAAGGGGTCTTGACTATTTTAAGAAACCACAG GGTCGTTTCAGCATTGGATACTGTGACTTTGACTTGCGACCTTGTCATGAAACAACAGTGGATGTCTTTCATACtaaacatacaaagaaaatgtGA
- the LOC134521822 gene encoding lysozyme g-like: protein MSGCLELYGNILNVDTTGASEATARPEGLSYAGVPASEKIAEKDLKNMAKYKAKITKVGNSKCVDPAVIAGIISRESHAGTVLEYGWGDYGNAFGLMQVDKRHHKIVGSWDSEEHLAQGTQILCDMIKAIQKKFPTWTKEQQLKGGISAYNAGPNKVQTYDRVDTGTTHHDYANDVVARAKFYKRNGY, encoded by the exons GGAATATACTGAATGTTGACACAACTGGAGCTTCAGAAGCAACCGCGAGACCAGAAGGTCTGAGCTATGCAG GAGTTCCTGCCTCAGAGAAGATAGCAGAAAAAGATTTGAAGAACATGGCGAAATACAAAGCCAAGATTACAAAAGTTGGCAACAGCAAGTGTGTTGATCCAGCTGTGATTGCTGGGATTATCTCTCGAGAGTCGCATGCTGGGACAGTGCTGGAGTATGGCTGGGGTGACTATGGAAACGCATTTGGCTTAATGCAG GTTGACAAACGGCACCATAAGATTGTGGGGTCATGGGACAGTGAAGAGCACTTAGCACAAGGCACGCAGATTTTATGTGATATGATAAAGGCAATCCAGAAGAAATTCCCAACTTGGACAAAGGAACAGCAGCTCAAAG GTGGGATCTCAGCCTATAATGCGGGACCTAACAAAGTCCAGACCTACGACAGAGTGGATACTGGCACAACACACCATGACTATGCCAATGATGTGGTTGCAAGAGCCAAGTTTTATAAGAGAAATGGATACTGA